The nucleotide window tatcacgttcttgaaagtaTTATCGTGTTCggaaatttccgaatgtaagtcaatattgattcaagagtttcatAAATGAATGTTAAGGAAATGTTTGCGcctcgtcttctaagtctagatccaaATGTCTATCAGTGGACTATTCTAAAGTTAGATCCAAATGTCTATCAGTGGACTATTCTAAAGTTAGATCCAAATGTCTATCAGTGGACTATTCTAAAGTTAGATCCAAATGTCTATCAGTGGACTATTCTAAAGTTAGATCCAAATGTCTATCAGTGGACTATTCTAAAGTTAGATCCAAATGTCTATCAGTGGACTATTCTAAAGTTAGATCCAAATGTCTATCAGTGGACTATTCTAAAGTTAGATCCAAATGTCTATCAGTGGACTATTCTAAAGTTAGATCCAAATGTCTATCAGTGGACTATTCTAAAGTTAGATCCAAATGTCTATCAGTGGACTATTCTAAAGTTAGATCCAAATGTCTATCAGTGGACTATTCTAAAGTTAGATCCAAATGTCTATCAGTGGACTATTCTAAAGTTAGATCCAAATGTCTATCAGTGGACTATTCTAAAGTTAGATCCAAATGTCTATCAGTGGACTATTCTAAAGTTAGATCCAAATGTCTATCAGTGGACTATTCTAAAGTTAGATCCAAATGTCTATCAGTGGACTATTCTAAAGTTAGATCCAAATGTCTATCAGTGGACTATTCTAAAGTTAGATCCAAATGTCTATCAGTGGACTATTCTAAAGTTAGATCCAAATGTCTATCAGTGGACTATTCTAAAGTTAGATCCAAATGTCTATCAGTGGACTATTCTAAAGTTAGATCCAAATGTCTATCAGTGGACTATTCTAAAGTTAGATCCAAATGTCTATCAGTGGACTATTCTAAAGTTAGATCCAAATGTCTATCAGTGGACTATtctaaagtctagtagatcgatacatttgcttaaccaggatttggGGGAATGGGGCGGGGTAAAAAGTGTTCCCTTTTTGTTATAGCTaaaattcattagttattataaGAAAACCagtcgctctataagttgtataaaggagatattgtttaaagttgttgttttttttaaatgtttttcttgttttatgcTTTAGAATTATAAAACTAGTCTGGTTTAACTAGGGAGTGTCTTCTTGTATATTTTTTCACCTACTTAAAACAATACCATTTCATGAAACTCATTTAGTGCTTaacatgtttgaaaaaaaagtgcttCAATTTTCGCTAAATTAAATTTTAGCTCGAACTAAATGATTCtataaaagattttattttacaggCCCATGTCATAAAGGAAATAGAATTCCAATTCCACTTATGGTTTCTCTCTTTATCAATTAGGTTAGGATGGGCCAAACATTAGGTCTCGTATCAAGGAAATAAAATTCAGTAcattttattaagaaaaaattataaagcctttcaaaaaaaaaacctggccaTTTAGATAATAATCCCACTTCCTTTCATCTATaccaattaaaaacatttaaattatatGACTGCTACCCATGAAGGTATCTTTGTCCTCATCTGTAGACTCTTTCATTCGGAAGAAAAGTAGAAGAGACAATACTTTTTCTATCTATGAGGATGAGATTAGAAAAAGTATTGTCCTACTTCTGTCTTGACTCTCTATGAGGATGAGATTAGAAAAAGTATTGTCCTACTTCTGTCTTGACTCTCTATGAGAATGAGATTAGAAAAAGTATTGTCATATATTTTGTCTTGACTCTCTATGAGAATGAGATTAGAAAAAGTATTGTCCTACTTCTGTCTTGACTCTCTATGAGAATGAGATTAGAAAAAGTATTGTCCTACTTCTGTCTTGACTCTCTATGAGAATGAGATTAGAAAAAGTATTGTCCTACTTCTGTCTTGACTCTCTATGAGAATGAGATTAGAAAAAGTATTGTCCTACTTCTGTCTTGACTCTCTATGAGAATGAGATTAGAAAAAGTATTGTCCTACTTCTGTCTTGACTCTCTATGAGAATGAGATTAGAAAAAGTATTGTCCTACTTCTGTCTTGACTCTCTATGAGAATGAGATTAGAAAAAGTATTGTCCTACTTCTGTCTTGACTCTCTATGAGAATGAGATTAGAAAAAGTATTGTCCTACTTCTGTCTTGACTCTCTATGAGAATGAGATTAGAAAAAGTATTGTCCTACTTCTGTCTTGACTCTCTATGAGGATGAGATTAGAAAAAGTATTGTCCTACTTCTGTCTTGACTCTCTATGAGAATGAGATTAGAAAAAGTATTGTCCTACTTCTGTCTTGACTCTCTATGAGAATGAGATTAGAAAAAGTATtgtcatatttttgttttgactcTCTCGGAGAATGAGATAGAAAAAGTATTGTCCTACTTCTTTTTTGACTCTCTATGAGAATGAGATTAGAAAAAGTATTGTCCCACTTCTGTCTTGACTCTCTATGAGAATGAGATTAGAAAAAGTATtgtcatatttttgttttgactcTCTAGGAGGATGAGATCAgaaaaattattatcatgttttTGTCTTGACTCTTTAGGAAGAGAACAGACCTACACGTGTACCATGTGCTTACTGTCAGTGTGACACTTGGACAGGCAAACGTCAGTGGAGCTGTGTCTGGACAACTTGCATgccaccaccttgtgtggacgCGTACGTGCCTGTAGGCGGATGTTGTTCAGTTTGTCCTAATGGTGAGTGGAACTAAACTGTCTCTGaagaaaaatgtaataaaacattTACAGATGAGATTTGTAAACTGAAATTGTATCTAAAATTTATTACTATTACTTTAACTGAAACTAATGTATCTAATATTCGTCCAATGTTAGTCTAATATTTGTCTAATTTACCTTCGgtaagtctatttttttttgtaatgtttgtttactttatttcatgtttatctcaatttatagtttatttcaattatttgtccatttttttttacattttgtctactatttctgTAGTATTTGTATTATGTATCCAATTTAGGTCTAATTTATTTTGTCTAATTGTGACGATAGTTGTTAAAGTGCCAGATGACAACGATGTCTTGATGTTACAATGTGATTAAACAATGCGTTACTTTTGTCTTTGTATTAGATCGTGTCTCCTGTGGACGATTTATAAATTCTTAAACAGTATCTTGATGCCGGATAAAATCAAAACTGATatcttcttttaaataaatgcaaatAATACCAAGCTTTAATTCTGAAACTAGGAATCACTTTAATAATCTACACACTACATAAATGTTCAATACGACTGTATTTCAATTCTTATACTTTAGTTGTCGCTCTCCCTAAACTAAATATCcacgttttttttattacttcccCTTATCCCCTTTCTAGCAACgtccaaactatttttagagcttATGGAAAAACCGTCATCGTTTTAAATAGACTTGTCAACAACATACAACCATGACCTTGAcatacagaaataaatctaaaaataaatttaatgcaATAGCTTCTTTATGTTACGTGACAGTAAGTTTGTGTCAATTTTTTGTCTAACGTttctctactttttttttgtaatgagcCTTAATTctctaatttgttttcttttttgtaaaacCTTAAATCCAACAAAATCCCATCATTCCTTGTTGACTGTTGTTTCTCTGCCAGGCTCAAATTGTAAATATGGAGATGTCGTCATTCAGTTAAATGAAACGAAACGTATTGGGGATCTGGAATGTCGCTGTGTCCAACAGTACATGTGGACCCCACCACAATCTAGCTGCAGGCCTATTACCACATTACCTCCAACAACCTCTACGACCACTACAGTAAGACCAACCAGTACCACATTGACCACAAAGCTGACCACCACAACAAGACCACTCACCACAAAAACTACGACAAGACTAACTACGACAAAGACTacaactaaaacaacaacaaaggcaCCAGTGAAAGGTTAAACAAATATTGGGCTactctttttcatttaaaattaaaacacgtGTCGATCTCTTTAAATTTaacaagatatttttaaaactgtaataaatatttgaaagaaTTTGATTCTATCTTAAATAAACTGTAAGTCCATAATTCAAAAGTGTTTGCCTAATGTTTGACATTGTAGtcagatttattattgataatgtaacaaaagaaaatgtcttGTTTTACTAATGTGTTTTAATCTACAGATTGGATTGTCATGTAAATGTTGTTTTACTTAAAGTAGGCATTCCAAATATATAGTCATTCGTGTCAATCAAAATCAAGGAAACTGTCAAACAATCAATTCTGAGTCTATTTCATTTTCTGAATCAGAGTAGAAGACAAATACATTGTTCTGGGAGAAATAAATGACACACTATCACGTTGAAAGATCCAAATGTCTCGAGAGTGTTCAGCTTTACGACATGACACTTTCTAGTTCAAAGATGTGTATGTATGTCTAGACATCTGAGAACACTGTTCATGTATTGGATTACATCAAAGAACTCACCAAgactttgtaaaagaaaaaaccaAGACTTAGCTTTACAAAATGATTGGATTCATATCTAcgtgtatctttttttttaagagatccCAAGATTTTGCGCatgtttttttctaagttttatttgatttatgcATTTCTGACCCCCCACctcccaaaaaaacaacaacatacatacatacacaagaAACTGGAGAGATAATGGATAAAAACGTCTGTtgcttaaaatgaaaaaaaatgaacaacatTACAAGAGATTTTctattatcacacaaactcaaaagTGGCCCTATTTTACTAAAGATTGCTTCTACTACGGTCCAACTTGGCACCGACCACCCTCTTTCATTTCAAATTTACAAATGATTGAATTTTAGATTTGAGTCTAGTGCGACATACTATACAATAAGTTAACATATTCATAAGCCAgcataattatatagatatttgacTAATTTCGTTCACAGAGTGTGGtttttgcaaaaataaaaaaaattaacccccCCCTCACACCGGGGTCGTGGTGGAGTGGTAGCAAGAAACGTACCTGCCCCATACATCCCCAGCAATCGTTCAACAGACCAGAGGGGAcgacaataaaaatataataaaaaaattaaataatgattGTGTAGTTACAATAAGTAAATAATTTGTCAGCACTCCCCCTGCAAGGGAGGGATAGTCGAGTAGGGCGGGTCAAGTTACCTCACCTCCCCCTTACCCAGATCTGCCAGTGTATAAGACTGTTTTTTCCTTTAATGATCcttaaagtaattttaaaaacctaattaCATGGTTCTATGAGAAACCGGTAAAACAACAAAAGGAGCCTTGAGATAGTAGCGATACGGAATAGAAtgctacatttattttatacatttatctgCTTGTTAATGTATCATGGCCTTCTTCAGAGGCGAAGCGACTATGTATCATCTCATGGGaatgagatgaatgtctggCATGAGCAGGGTCGGAGCAATGTCGCCCCCATATCCGTTTCCCACCTCTCCTAGCAGCTGATGTGTCCATAGGAACGGCAAGTGTCGATACAGTTTGGTGTCAGCGGCgttgcaggctctgccagggtgtagctcTGGGTGTTGCAAGCTACCAAAGGGtatcagggttgactcccgaagcctttcccatgattgggtatagctgcaaggcagcagaggctTGAATTCAGAATTTTCCTTCTCCTTTATGTATtttaatctctaaaaaaaaaatataatatttggacTAAAGAGCATCTGTTTTAAGTATATAATTGGCCATTGCATCCTAAATTACAACTAGAGAAGTTTTACATGTTGTTTTATCTAGATACAtttgaataataaattaaagtgttCAGCTAACTCTCGTAACAATGAGAAAGGGAAGATATACTCTTGATTAAAAGTACACTAGGGAAGACTGTCTACCCTATCTAGCTGAACTACAGTTTAAGGATGTTTTACTTCTTTAAAAACTCAGAACAATTAAAACTTTCCAGTAGAGTTAGGATGACGAAATACAATCAACTCTGAAGATAGAATATAaccattgtaaataaaatcaactATGAAGATAGAATATAtccattgtaaataaaatcaactATGAAGATAGAATATAACCAgtgtaaataaaatcaattatgaAGATAGAATATAtccattgtaaataaaatcaactATGAAGATAGAATATAtccattgtaaataaaatcaactATGAAGATAGAATATATCCAGTGTAAATAAAATCAACTCTGAAGATAGAATATATCCAGTGTAAATAAAATCAACTATGAAGATAGAATATAtccattgtaaataaaatcaactCTGAAGATAGAATATAtccattgtaaataaaatcaactATGAAGATAGAATATAtccattgtaaataaaatcaactATGAAGATAGAATATAtccattgtaaataaaatcaactATGAAGATAGAATATAtccattgtaaataaaatcaactATGAAGATAGAATATAtccattgtaaataaaatcaactCTGAAGATAGAATATAtccattgtaaataaaatcaactCTGAAGATAGAATATAtccattgtaaataaaattcaaCTCTGAAGATAGAATATAtccattgtaaataaaatcaactCTGAAGATAGAATATAtccattgtaaataaaatcaactCTGAAGATAGAATATAtccattgtaaataaaatcaactATGAAGATAGAATATAtccattgtaaataaaatcaactATGAAGATAGAATATAtccattgtaaataaaatcaactATGAAGATAGAATATAtccattgtaaataaaatcaactCTGAAGACAGAATATAtccattgtaaataaaatcaactCTGAAGATAGAATATAtccattgtaaataaaatcaactCTGAAGATAGAATATAtccattgtaaataaaatcaactATGAAGATAGAATATAtccattgtaaataaaatcaactATGAAGATAGAATATATCCAGTGTAAATACAATCAACTATGAAGATAGAAGATAtccattgtaaataaaatatgtgtGGCCTTGATGACAACTGGTGTGTGAGAATttgaaatcaaaaagaaaaaaacttaaataatatatttttttcccaagcACAATGTTGAACTtcttaattctaaatctataacATCGCAGAAAATCCTTAATATTTTCGTAAAGGTAATACTGTCATTAAATTAACAACTCTTATTATATGAGTCGGTACCGTTATTTTACGTTGCAACTTTAATTATCAAATTATtgtgattatttttattacattttgtcttaCGGTGTTGATGGCTAAGAGTGCAACTAGGTAGAGGCGTAGAGAGCAACATtcagaacaaaaaattaaataaaaaaagaaagaaagaagtattttaatgagtattttacaaattaaggtcattaaaaaggaaaaacaaatatattcaaTAATGAGTCATTCAcatttttccattgtgaccttaggtgcaaattttttttttgtaccaatgctcaAATCCATTATGGAagacttatatatatagctcctccttcgtgattgaagatgagcacattccttatttcctatggactcgaagatgactgtaaggTCCAATCCTCGTTTTGAAAAACCGGCCGCAtactcagctttttgttggttcggcgctctttcaccctggccactcttcttgcttcaaatcttgagactccgagacttaaagcttcacgccatgaggagcgatcgagagctagtgcttcccagacGTGAATGTCAATATCGCATTCCTTAAAGGAGCTCTTGAGggtgtctttatagcgcttgtattgacttCTCTAGGAGcactttcctgcacacaactcccgaacagaagtcgtttgggaaggcgattgtctggaatgcggactacatgtcccgcccatcgaagttgggaccttttcactgtcgcattgatactgttcatgttggacagctttaagatttctgtgtctggtatgtggtcggaccaacgcaccttatggatactccttagacagcgtatGTGGAAGGAGTTTAACTTTTTGGTGTGGCGCGAATATAGGGTCCAGGACTATGATGCACATAAGAGTGACGGGAGAACTACAGCACTATCTGAGAAGCACCATATCAGCAAAcgccaacctagatgatgaggttgacttccgtgttgctcgtgccattgctgcttttggcagacgTCAAGGACAAGTGTGGCAGACGTCAAGGACAAGTGTGGCAACGTCAAGGACAAGTGTGGCAACGTAAAGGACAAGTGTGGCAACGTAAAGGgctcagcatatccacaaaactgaaagtatACAGTGCAGTGCATGAAAGACTTAAGCTATCAATGAAAAAGAATCTGATTTATTATAAAGACTTACATTCTTGTACGTCTATGAGTGTTCcctaaagtttgagaaacactagtCTATAAAAACAACCCTTTTAATTGGGATACTACTGGAAAGATATTTCAATCTTTAAACTGTTAGAATTTATTGTCTGTCATTTTTGGGGCTTGGAATGTATGCGCAAAATTTTGTTGTGGTCAGATAGGGTACCCAATGGTACCAAATGGTTTATCTCCACatatcgctctctctctcctcctctctttctctctctccccctctctttctctctctccctcctctctctctccctctcctctcCCTCTCCTATCTCTCTCACTTCTCTGtctccctcccctctctctccccctctctctctaccctctctctccctcctctctgtctctctcccccctctctctctcctctttctctcaaatcttccatctctctccccctctctttctccctccccctctctttctctctctctcctcctctcgtTCTCTGTCTCcccctctctatctttctctctctctcctctctttctctcaaatcttccatctctctccccctctctttctccctccccctctctttctctctctctcctcctctcgtTCTCTGTCTCcccctctctatctttctctctctcctcctctctttctctctccccccctctctttctctctccccctccccttcccTCTCTCCCAACTCTCtccacccctctctctctctctctccactcctctttctctctctatcctctctctctctctctctctctctttcaataaaGATTAAGAAGACGGAAATGATACCAGTAAATGGCTCAAAATGTCTGGTGTTGTTTGCTTGTCTTATACATCTGtcacatttatatatttctttttaaagaatacGCATTCTAGAGAACATTGTCAGGGATTTAACCTAGAGAGAGAATCCTATTCTAACAGTGAACCGCTTAAAAAGTTGAACATTTCAGGAATTTGTTTAATCCCTTCGACTTATGACGCTCccataattcattttgtcattcTTTTAAATTCTTTAGACGTTCTCTTATCAAGCACATTCGAGTGCACGAGTCCTTTGTACTCAATCTCTAGACGACCAGCATCTCAATAAGTCTCGGAAGATTATTTCCCAGTATTTTTGTTTCCCCATTGTATAATTCTAGATGGGAcaagagatttttatttttcaaagttagGATAAAATTGAGAATAGGCCGCTATTACTTTTGTGCAGTCAATTTAAGGTTTCTATTCTAAAATctccaaggaaagaggaagaggggacggcccaggaatacatggcgacGCGATTAGGAAGCAAGCAGAGATAAGATTAGATGATTCTTACATATAGCTAACTGAAAAATATATAATCGGatttccaaaatattttttgtttatgagaCTAGACATGACTGACAAACGGACAGAGAGACTACACAATACTAAGAGAGGGTTTTTCCCCTTTCATGTgccgctaaaaataaattatttgaaagtaaattaaaacattctttTAACTCCTGCACGTAGAGACTCACTACCGAGGTATAAGAGACGGAACTCAAGAGTATGGCATGGTGGAGGATTGGTTCCCCCTGTTTATTAGTGAAGGTAGAATCACCCCTCCTGACATCGTTACTGTATTAATAATAGAATTCAACTTTTGAGACTTTTATGATTGGTCTATGTGTGTTTGTTCATGTGCGAGTATGCTGGTAACATCTGTTTACACTACAGAAAACATTGATTTCTCATTGGTGTGTTTATAAACGTATTGGGGTAACCCTTGATTTGAAGCGGCCccgcgaggggggggggaggacctGTTTAGTTTGTCAGGACACGCGTAGCACGTAAACatcttgtttttgtgttttttgaaGTCACATCTGCCTGTCGAGTTAAGATATCAAAAACAATTGCAAACCTGAGTCCACCATGTTTTGTTGGTCGCTTAATTATGAAGTAAATTTCTGTTCAACGGATTCTG belongs to Biomphalaria glabrata chromosome 12, xgBioGlab47.1, whole genome shotgun sequence and includes:
- the LOC106070107 gene encoding salivary glue protein Sgs-3-like — protein: MTCALRIALLWSCLQATVFAMTIVSTLPETTTPYDGCSEENRPTRVPCAYCQCDTWTGKRQWSCVWTTCMPPPCVDAYVPVGGCCSVCPNGSNCKYGDVVIQLNETKRIGDLECRCVQQYMWTPPQSSCRPITTLPPTTSTTTTVRPTSTTLTTKLTTTTRPLTTKTTTRLTTTKTTTKTTTKAPVKG